In a genomic window of Thermoproteus tenax Kra 1:
- the endA gene encoding tRNA-intron lyase, with the protein MRGVLRGLAVVIEDPQEARAIYKRGFYGKFLLKDKVKLDEVDKLESPLVLALYEALYLAERGILEVYEDDKKIEIEELRKIGRENIKNFDDIYLIYKHFRDLGYIVKSGLKFGALFSVYEKGPGIDHAPMVVVFLEPDRGISATDIARGGRLSHSVRKTFTFATVLKPSNEVALIGFRWAKL; encoded by the coding sequence ATGAGGGGAGTTCTCAGAGGCCTAGCGGTAGTAATTGAAGACCCGCAAGAGGCGCGGGCTATATATAAGAGGGGCTTCTACGGCAAATTCTTGTTGAAAGATAAGGTCAAGCTGGATGAGGTCGACAAACTGGAGTCTCCGCTTGTTCTGGCCTTGTATGAGGCATTATATCTGGCCGAGAGGGGCATACTCGAGGTATACGAAGATGATAAAAAAATAGAAATAGAAGAACTGAGAAAAATTGGAAGAGAGAATATAAAAAACTTCGATGATATCTATCTTATATATAAACATTTCAGAGATTTAGGGTACATTGTAAAATCGGGTCTTAAGTTTGGAGCGCTGTTTTCAGTGTATGAGAAGGGGCCCGGAATAGACCATGCGCCGATGGTCGTCGTGTTTCTAGAGCCGGACAGAGGGATAAGCGCCACAGATATAGCAAGAGGCGGGCGTCTCTCCCACTCTGTCAGAAAAACGTTCACTTTTGCGACAGTGTTAAAACCAAGCAACGAAGTTGCTCTAATAGGCTTCAGGTGGGCGAAACTTTAG